A genome region from Candidatus Ancaeobacter aquaticus includes the following:
- the raiA gene encoding ribosome-associated translation inhibitor RaiA codes for MEVHFIKRTDDVTPEMKQYMEEKITKIERVPIKIIDVRITMSIHGYLHFVDVAVLGKNHTFNAKAEDKDMFAAIDSVMDKIDHQLKKHKDITRDHKGMNSIKDEEIQISQEVEEEDM; via the coding sequence ATGGAAGTACATTTTATAAAAAGAACAGATGATGTGACCCCTGAGATGAAGCAGTACATGGAAGAAAAGATTACAAAGATAGAGAGGGTTCCTATTAAAATTATTGATGTGCGCATTACCATGAGCATTCATGGCTATTTGCATTTTGTTGATGTGGCTGTATTGGGGAAAAACCATACGTTCAATGCAAAAGCTGAAGACAAGGACATGTTTGCGGCGATTGATAGTGTCATGGATAAGATTGATCATCAATTGAAAAAACATAAAGATATTACCCGGGATCATAAGGGCATGAACTCTATCAAGGATGAAGAAATACAGATTTCCCAAGAGGTTGAAGAAGAAGATATGTAG
- the hprK gene encoding HPr(Ser) kinase/phosphatase yields the protein MQGIKVSAFYRDFKDKLRINLVSGKNGLNRVIKVPELNRPGLALAGYFDYFASKRVQVMGKVEMTYLKSLSVKERKKRIVKLFDQNIPCIIIARNFIPLPELFQLAEETNTPIFRSRLVTMNLINKATAFLDDEFAESTTISGDLMEVYGVGVLLRGKSGVGKSECALALIKRGHRLITDDVVRIRIEDGKQLIGKGAELTRHHMEIRGLGIINVQTLFGVGCVRDEKRIDLMITLEEWDSKKEYERLGLIDKVVNILSVSLPHVVIPVRPGRDIALLIETASLNQRLKWMGYHSAQDLNKKLLDQIKKGN from the coding sequence ATGCAGGGAATAAAAGTAAGTGCTTTCTATCGCGATTTTAAAGACAAATTGCGGATTAATCTTGTTTCCGGTAAAAACGGGCTTAATCGCGTCATAAAAGTCCCCGAACTTAATCGCCCTGGCCTTGCGCTTGCAGGGTATTTTGATTATTTTGCGTCTAAGAGAGTACAAGTTATGGGAAAAGTCGAAATGACCTATCTCAAATCGTTGAGTGTGAAGGAACGTAAGAAAAGAATAGTAAAACTGTTTGATCAGAATATTCCCTGTATTATCATTGCGAGAAATTTTATTCCCTTGCCGGAGTTATTCCAATTAGCTGAAGAAACAAATACTCCAATATTCAGGAGTAGACTTGTTACAATGAATCTCATAAATAAAGCAACGGCGTTTTTAGATGATGAATTTGCCGAAAGCACTACTATTAGCGGTGATCTAATGGAAGTATACGGTGTGGGTGTGCTTTTGCGAGGGAAAAGCGGTGTCGGGAAGAGTGAATGCGCTCTTGCATTAATAAAGAGGGGGCATCGTCTTATTACTGATGATGTGGTAAGAATCAGAATTGAAGATGGGAAACAACTTATTGGCAAGGGTGCTGAGCTTACGCGTCATCATATGGAAATCAGAGGATTGGGTATTATAAATGTGCAAACCCTTTTCGGTGTAGGATGTGTGCGAGATGAAAAGAGAATAGATCTTATGATTACACTTGAGGAATGGGACAGTAAAAAAGAGTATGAACGATTAGGTCTTATTGATAAAGTGGTCAATATTCTCAGTGTTTCACTGCCCCATGTGGTTATTCCTGTCAGGCCAGGAAGAGATATTGCTCTTTTGATTGAAACAGCATCACTTAACCAGAGATTAAAGTGGATGGGGTATCATTCTGCACAGGATTTGAATAAGAAATTGCTTGATCAGATTAAAAAAGGAAATTAA
- a CDS encoding HPr family phosphocarrier protein — protein MKKSVAVKCEKEVSIVNELGIHARPAAMFVKLANTFTSEIFIEKDKEQVNGKSIMGIMMLAAGKGTKIIIRAEGEDADSAVDAIEKLITDKFGEE, from the coding sequence ATGAAAAAGAGTGTTGCAGTGAAATGCGAAAAAGAAGTGAGCATAGTTAATGAGCTTGGGATACATGCCCGGCCTGCCGCTATGTTTGTTAAGTTAGCGAATACATTCACATCTGAGATCTTTATTGAAAAAGATAAGGAACAGGTTAATGGAAAAAGTATTATGGGTATTATGATGCTTGCTGCAGGAAAAGGCACCAAGATTATTATTCGTGCGGAAGGCGAAGATGCGGATAGTGCTGTAGATGCTATTGAAAAGCTCATAACGGATAAATTTGGAGAGGAATAG
- the ptsP gene encoding phosphoenolpyruvate--protein phosphotransferase, with product MGEREFKGIPVSPGVAIGKVFLFDSEEDVIVKRKLSPKDIPNEITRFEGALIQARREILDIQKKIAKAMGTEHAEIFNAHLLVVEDRALIEEVIKNLEKQRYNVEYIFIQVAKKYSKIFSRMEDDYLKERASDIRDVARRVLHKLIGKKRQDLAVLKEEVIIAAYDLSPSDTALMHKEKVIGFVTDIGGKTSHTAIMARSLGIPAVVGLRDVSRKIKPDAMLIIDGNRGIVIVNPSKTTLERYAEQQTKFEIFEEKLASLKNLPAETKDGFKITLAANIELPEDVPSVIAHGAQGVGLYRTEFLYMNRSDLPKEEEQFQSYKQVAEKVSPHTVIIRTMDLGGDKFLSHLQIPREMNPFLGWRAIRFCLARLDIFKVQLRAILRASAFGKIKMMYPMISGVNELKDANAAVEEAKKELRKEKKAFDENLEIGAMIEIPSAAVISDILAEEVDFFSIGTNDLIQYSLAVDRVNERIAYLYEPTHPAVLRLIDTVVQASKKNDIWVGICGEMAGDPATVLLLLGLGLQEFSTSAVMVPEIKKVIRSVTLEQTKQLIRKVQKYRTAEEVLEEATKLLYKVAPELVAMGT from the coding sequence ATGGGCGAGAGAGAATTTAAGGGAATACCTGTATCTCCTGGTGTCGCAATAGGAAAGGTGTTTCTTTTTGATAGCGAAGAAGATGTTATTGTAAAAAGGAAGCTATCTCCCAAGGATATTCCCAATGAAATTACCCGTTTTGAGGGCGCCCTTATTCAGGCACGAAGGGAAATACTTGATATTCAGAAGAAAATCGCTAAGGCGATGGGCACTGAACATGCAGAGATTTTTAATGCTCATCTTCTCGTTGTTGAAGACAGAGCGCTCATTGAAGAAGTTATCAAGAATTTAGAAAAACAACGGTATAACGTTGAATATATATTTATTCAGGTTGCGAAAAAATACTCGAAAATATTTTCCCGGATGGAGGATGATTATCTAAAAGAAAGAGCAAGTGACATACGTGATGTTGCCAGAAGAGTTCTCCATAAGCTTATAGGAAAGAAACGACAGGACCTTGCAGTCTTAAAAGAAGAAGTGATTATTGCAGCGTATGATCTTTCCCCCTCTGATACAGCACTTATGCATAAAGAAAAAGTCATTGGATTTGTCACAGACATTGGCGGAAAAACCTCTCATACGGCGATTATGGCTCGATCTCTTGGTATCCCTGCTGTTGTTGGGCTTAGGGATGTTAGCAGGAAGATTAAGCCTGATGCAATGCTGATCATTGATGGTAATCGTGGCATTGTGATAGTTAACCCTTCAAAAACGACGCTGGAACGCTATGCTGAGCAACAAACAAAATTTGAAATATTCGAAGAAAAACTTGCAAGCCTCAAAAACTTACCTGCTGAGACAAAAGATGGTTTTAAAATTACCCTTGCGGCAAACATAGAGCTCCCTGAAGATGTTCCCAGCGTAATTGCTCATGGTGCTCAGGGGGTAGGGCTGTATCGCACAGAATTCTTATACATGAACCGTTCAGATTTACCGAAGGAAGAGGAACAGTTCCAATCATACAAACAGGTCGCCGAAAAAGTTTCCCCGCACACCGTGATTATACGAACAATGGATCTAGGAGGAGATAAATTTTTAAGCCATCTACAGATTCCTCGAGAAATGAATCCGTTTTTGGGATGGCGTGCTATTCGTTTTTGTTTGGCCCGTTTAGATATTTTTAAAGTACAGCTCCGTGCAATATTAAGGGCAAGTGCTTTCGGTAAGATTAAGATGATGTATCCAATGATATCAGGAGTAAATGAACTTAAGGATGCAAATGCAGCGGTAGAAGAAGCGAAAAAAGAGCTGCGAAAAGAAAAAAAAGCATTTGATGAAAACTTGGAAATTGGCGCTATGATTGAGATCCCTTCAGCTGCCGTTATTTCGGATATTCTCGCAGAAGAAGTTGATTTTTTCAGCATTGGCACCAATGACCTTATACAGTATTCTTTAGCCGTAGATCGTGTAAACGAAAGAATTGCCTATCTGTATGAGCCGACACATCCGGCAGTATTGCGATTAATTGATACTGTTGTGCAAGCGTCGAAAAAAAATGACATTTGGGTTGGCATATGCGGAGAAATGGCAGGTGATCCCGCGACGGTTTTGCTCCTTTTAGGTTTAGGGCTCCAAGAATTTTCAACGAGTGCGGTGATGGTTCCAGAAATCAAGAAAGTAATCAGGTCTGTTACTTTAGAGCAGACAAAACAACTTATTCGAAAAGTACAGAAATACAGGACGGCTGAAGAGGTTCTGGAAGAAGCAACAAAGTTGCTGTATAAGGTAGCACCAGAGCTTGTGGCCATGGGGACTTGA
- a CDS encoding nucleotidyltransferase family protein, whose product MKAVILAAGFATRLKPLTDNTAKPLLPIAEKKMIEYITDRMQDIAAIDAIYVITNEKFHNDFVEWKSEYSSQKDIRIINDGTTDDSNKKGAVGDINFLLQEEKLDDDLLIIGGDNLFDLDLGDFLSFACPRGITISVYDVGSIEAARKFGIVTINNENIIDNFEEKPYNPGSTLAAMCLYFIPKDKLQSIFTYIKEGNSPDQPGKYIAWLTKSESVYAYTYSGIWFDIGSFESYQEANAYWQKRNS is encoded by the coding sequence ATGAAAGCAGTTATACTTGCAGCGGGTTTCGCTACACGGCTAAAACCATTAACCGATAATACCGCAAAACCGCTACTACCGATCGCTGAAAAGAAGATGATAGAGTATATTACGGACAGAATGCAGGATATTGCCGCGATTGATGCAATATATGTTATTACCAACGAAAAATTCCATAATGATTTTGTTGAGTGGAAAAGTGAATATTCTTCACAAAAGGATATTCGCATAATAAATGACGGCACAACCGATGATAGTAATAAAAAGGGTGCCGTGGGAGATATTAACTTTCTCTTGCAGGAAGAAAAACTTGATGATGACCTTTTAATTATAGGTGGGGATAACCTGTTTGATCTTGATCTCGGAGATTTTCTTTCGTTTGCCTGTCCCCGAGGAATCACTATTTCTGTGTACGATGTAGGAAGCATTGAGGCTGCACGAAAGTTTGGCATTGTCACAATAAATAATGAAAATATAATTGATAATTTTGAGGAAAAACCATATAATCCCGGTTCTACTTTAGCGGCAATGTGTTTGTATTTTATTCCAAAAGATAAATTGCAGTCTATTTTTACATATATTAAAGAGGGAAATAGCCCAGATCAGCCGGGGAAATATATCGCATGGTTGACGAAAAGTGAGTCAGTGTATGCGTACACCTATAGCGGGATATGGTTTGATATAGGATCTTTTGAGAGCTATCAGGAAGCGAATGCATATTGGCAAAAACGTAACAGTTAA
- the metK gene encoding methionine adenosyltransferase, with protein MSKRKMFTSECVSMGHPDKMCDQISDAILDAILAKDPYARVACETLICTGLIVIAGEITTNAIVDYSDVARQTVKEIGYDSCEKGFDYETCGVMVSLNKQSPDISQGVTEGSGLHAEQGAGDQGMMFGYACNETPELMPFPLMMSRHLLERLVELRESKTLPYLCPDAKTQVTVEYEDGKPVHVNTVVVSTQHAENVSHETLQKDILELVIKEIIPSEYLDDNTIYHINPTGRFVVGGPKGDTGVTGRKIIVDTYGGMGRHGGGAFSGKDPSKVDRSASYAGRYVAKNIVAAGLADRCEVQLSYAIGVAKPTSIEVDTFGTAKITESEIVELIEKNFDLTPKGIIDGLDLRRPIYTDTARSGHFGKKDDSKYKWEKTDKADILKKALAVKC; from the coding sequence ATGAGTAAACGAAAAATGTTCACATCAGAATGTGTTTCAATGGGGCATCCTGATAAAATGTGCGATCAAATATCTGATGCAATATTAGATGCGATTCTTGCTAAAGATCCATATGCACGTGTTGCATGTGAAACGCTTATTTGCACAGGATTAATAGTTATTGCAGGAGAAATTACAACAAATGCTATTGTGGACTATAGTGATGTCGCAAGACAAACAGTAAAAGAAATTGGATACGACAGTTGTGAAAAAGGTTTTGATTATGAAACGTGCGGGGTCATGGTGAGTTTGAATAAGCAATCTCCTGATATATCGCAAGGTGTGACAGAAGGCAGCGGATTGCATGCAGAACAAGGTGCAGGAGATCAGGGAATGATGTTCGGGTATGCGTGTAATGAAACTCCGGAACTTATGCCGTTTCCTCTAATGATGAGCCGACATCTGCTTGAAAGGCTTGTGGAATTAAGAGAAAGTAAAACGTTGCCGTATCTTTGCCCAGATGCAAAGACTCAGGTAACCGTTGAGTATGAAGATGGGAAACCGGTGCATGTAAACACCGTTGTTGTTTCTACTCAGCATGCTGAGAATGTAAGTCATGAGACGTTACAAAAAGATATTCTTGAACTGGTTATTAAAGAAATTATTCCTTCCGAATATCTTGACGATAACACAATATATCATATTAATCCTACCGGTCGATTTGTTGTTGGCGGGCCTAAAGGAGATACAGGGGTAACGGGAAGAAAAATTATTGTTGATACCTATGGGGGTATGGGGCGTCACGGTGGCGGAGCATTTTCAGGTAAGGATCCATCGAAAGTTGACAGAAGCGCGTCATATGCCGGCCGATATGTAGCAAAAAATATTGTTGCCGCGGGACTCGCAGACAGATGTGAGGTACAGCTTTCATATGCAATTGGCGTAGCAAAACCAACATCAATTGAGGTTGATACGTTTGGTACAGCAAAAATTACTGAAAGTGAAATTGTTGAACTCATAGAAAAGAATTTTGACTTAACGCCTAAGGGAATTATTGATGGGTTGGATTTAAGAAGACCAATTTATACGGATACCGCTCGTTCTGGTCATTTTGGTAAAAAAGATGACAGTAAATATAAATGGGAAAAAACAGATAAAGCTGACATCCTTAAAAAGGCATTAGCAGTAAAATGTTAG
- the ahcY gene encoding adenosylhomocysteinase, protein METTTKYDIKNIDLAAGGKKRIEWADRDMPVLRETRKRFSAEQPFKGLKMSACLHVTAETANLARTLTAGGADLALCASNPLSTQDDVAASLVKDYGISVFAIKGEDNDVYYSHLKAVLDRRPNITMDDGADLVSALHGEKYKDLVSEVMGSMEETTTGIIRLKAMEKDNALKIPVIAVNDADTKHLFDNRYGTGQSTLDGIIRATDMLIAGKAVVVAGYGWCGKGFAMRARGMGANVIVTEIDPIKCLEAVMDGFRVMDMKEASKEADLVCTITGNMHVIRKEHFELMKNGAMVANSGHFNVEIDLEGLAQIAVEVKKDVRNFVDEYVLKNGNSIFVLAEGRLINLAAAEGHPACVMDMSFATQALASEYVVQNKGKLSPKVYYVPREIDEWVASLKLKTMGITIEKLTPEQVKYLASWDMGT, encoded by the coding sequence ATGGAAACGACAACGAAGTATGATATTAAAAACATTGATTTAGCAGCTGGGGGCAAGAAAAGGATTGAATGGGCTGATAGGGATATGCCTGTTTTGCGTGAAACCAGAAAAAGATTCTCAGCCGAACAACCTTTTAAAGGTTTAAAGATGAGTGCATGTCTTCATGTTACTGCTGAAACGGCTAATCTTGCCAGAACATTAACAGCAGGTGGTGCTGATTTAGCGTTATGCGCATCAAATCCTCTTTCTACACAGGATGATGTAGCAGCGTCATTAGTGAAAGATTACGGTATCTCTGTATTTGCGATTAAGGGTGAAGATAATGATGTATATTACAGTCATCTTAAAGCGGTGCTTGATCGCAGACCGAATATTACAATGGATGACGGTGCTGATCTTGTTTCTGCTCTTCATGGAGAAAAATATAAGGATCTTGTATCAGAAGTTATGGGAAGTATGGAAGAAACAACGACTGGTATTATTCGTCTTAAAGCAATGGAAAAGGATAATGCGCTAAAAATTCCTGTGATTGCGGTAAATGACGCTGACACAAAACATCTTTTTGATAATCGTTACGGAACAGGACAGTCTACACTTGACGGCATTATTCGTGCAACTGATATGCTTATTGCCGGTAAAGCTGTTGTTGTCGCTGGATACGGATGGTGCGGTAAAGGTTTTGCAATGAGGGCCCGTGGTATGGGTGCAAATGTTATTGTTACTGAAATAGATCCTATCAAATGCTTAGAAGCGGTAATGGATGGTTTTAGGGTTATGGATATGAAAGAAGCATCTAAAGAAGCTGATCTTGTTTGTACAATAACTGGTAATATGCATGTTATCCGTAAAGAGCATTTTGAACTTATGAAAAACGGTGCAATGGTAGCAAATTCCGGACATTTTAATGTTGAAATTGATCTGGAAGGGTTAGCCCAAATAGCAGTCGAAGTGAAAAAGGATGTACGTAACTTTGTTGATGAATATGTGTTAAAAAATGGTAATTCAATCTTTGTTCTTGCTGAAGGAAGATTGATCAATCTTGCGGCGGCAGAAGGGCATCCTGCATGTGTGATGGACATGAGTTTTGCAACACAGGCCCTTGCTTCAGAATATGTTGTGCAGAATAAAGGAAAACTATCACCAAAAGTGTACTATGTTCCTCGTGAAATCGATGAGTGGGTCGCTTCATTAAAGTTAAAGACCATGGGTATTACTATTGAGAAGCTTACTCCGGAACAAGTCAAATATCTCGCTTCTTGGGATATGGGAACATAG
- a CDS encoding glycosyltransferase family 39 protein: protein MTKLNKKDILFLVLLVAITGFLFFYKLGSSNLIDMDESRYAESAREMIERNDYIVPHLNDTVRLNKPILFYWFIVLSYKSMGINEFGARFPSALCALLGILFVYFFARHIYNRTVGFLAGLILASAPQYLILSRLAIIDMSFAFFVTLALGTFWLGYSSTTRKMFFYYIAYFAASCAFLLKGPVGIILFIAPPTLYLILIKNTSELKKLLSWKFLLVFVLINIPWYYAAYARFGFDNSLDLLYRETIGRYMGGGIHVHKEPWYFFFLVIATGFAPWALYLPFALMTYIKKEHTAHKKFLIVWVSTVFVFFSLCSAKVATYVLPLYPILAIIMAYFWWDIFGNKQKRQHIALGIPAALLVISTVVSLFLLPSLLQKYPNYHIQLIFYNCSAIILSLAATLLYIIKKPRVLFLSVCAITCIIVLSLQHLVLPIIEKRRSAKPLAMKLAQKLDEKDTVISYGPKRYSTVFYTKHPIVLMHEANKLIEHLNTRKNCYLLIDIDHFKDLPKETRKTLSLIDQYGDTLLVTNKKKPER from the coding sequence ATGACGAAACTCAATAAAAAAGATATTCTTTTTCTCGTTCTTCTCGTTGCAATAACCGGTTTTCTGTTTTTTTATAAGCTCGGATCAAGCAACCTGATAGACATGGATGAATCACGGTACGCTGAATCCGCACGCGAAATGATCGAAAGAAACGACTACATTGTCCCTCATCTTAACGATACCGTACGCCTCAACAAGCCCATTTTATTTTACTGGTTTATCGTGTTATCATATAAAAGCATGGGAATTAATGAGTTCGGGGCTCGTTTTCCTTCAGCGCTGTGTGCTCTACTCGGCATTCTTTTTGTCTACTTTTTTGCCCGACACATATATAACCGCACTGTTGGTTTTCTTGCAGGATTGATTCTTGCTTCAGCCCCCCAATACCTTATTCTTTCACGACTGGCCATCATAGATATGAGCTTTGCATTCTTTGTTACTTTAGCACTTGGAACTTTTTGGCTGGGATATTCATCAACAACACGAAAAATGTTCTTTTACTATATTGCTTACTTTGCAGCATCATGTGCATTTCTCCTAAAAGGTCCTGTGGGGATAATTCTCTTTATCGCACCCCCCACTCTCTACCTTATATTGATTAAAAACACGTCTGAGCTAAAAAAATTACTCTCTTGGAAATTTCTACTTGTATTTGTTCTTATCAATATTCCCTGGTATTATGCCGCATATGCTCGCTTTGGTTTTGACAATTCTCTAGATCTTCTCTACCGGGAAACTATCGGACGTTATATGGGAGGAGGAATACATGTGCATAAGGAACCCTGGTATTTCTTTTTTCTCGTTATTGCAACCGGCTTTGCTCCCTGGGCACTCTATCTTCCATTTGCATTAATGACATACATAAAAAAAGAACATACTGCACATAAAAAGTTTCTTATTGTATGGGTATCGACTGTATTTGTTTTCTTTTCCTTATGCTCAGCTAAAGTCGCTACCTATGTCCTCCCGTTATACCCGATCCTTGCTATCATCATGGCATATTTTTGGTGGGACATATTTGGCAACAAACAAAAAAGGCAGCATATTGCACTCGGTATCCCTGCCGCATTGTTAGTCATAAGCACTGTTGTCTCTTTATTTTTATTACCATCACTCTTACAAAAATATCCTAATTATCATATACAGCTGATTTTTTATAATTGTTCAGCTATTATTTTATCATTAGCGGCGACCCTATTGTATATCATAAAGAAACCGCGGGTATTGTTTCTCTCAGTATGTGCTATTACGTGCATCATTGTACTGTCACTGCAACATCTTGTTCTTCCCATTATCGAGAAGCGAAGAAGCGCAAAACCTCTTGCCATGAAATTGGCACAGAAATTAGACGAGAAAGATACCGTTATCAGTTATGGCCCTAAACGATACAGCACCGTTTTCTATACGAAACACCCTATCGTCTTAATGCACGAGGCTAACAAGCTGATAGAGCACCTCAACACCCGTAAGAATTGCTACCTATTGATAGACATTGATCACTTTAAGGATCTGCCAAAAGAAACACGGAAAACACTTTCTCTAATCGATCAATACGGAGATACACTGCTTGTTACAAACAAAAAGAAACCGGAAAGATAA
- a CDS encoding lipid-A-disaccharide synthase N-terminal domain-containing protein, whose product MTINYWIILGFFAQFCFFMRFFTQWIYSEKKKQSVIPIYFWYLSLIGGTLLLVYAIHRKDPVFIIGQGMGLIVYTRNLVLIHQHKRSANDDETQ is encoded by the coding sequence ATGACAATAAACTATTGGATTATACTTGGATTTTTTGCACAATTTTGCTTTTTTATGCGTTTCTTTACCCAATGGATCTATTCCGAGAAAAAAAAGCAAAGCGTTATACCGATTTATTTCTGGTATCTCAGCCTTATTGGCGGCACATTGCTTCTTGTTTATGCTATACATAGAAAAGATCCGGTATTCATTATCGGGCAAGGCATGGGACTTATAGTCTACACAAGAAACCTTGTTCTTATACACCAACACAAAAGATCTGCTAACGATGACGAAACTCAATAA
- a CDS encoding glycosyltransferase family 2 protein: protein MDISVVIPIYNEEESIPVLYHDLTHVLTAMHSDYELIFIDDGSTDNSQKIICELKKKDPKARIITLKENCGQSAAFDCGIKNAHGSLIITIDGDNQNDPQDIPRMLNALEDNDAVIGWRTQRKDPLSKRISSRIANYVRNKISCENVHDTGCSLKLFRKEALENITLYHGMHRFLPTLVKIEGKKVVEIPVNHRPRTRGQSKYNTRKRAIKPFIDLLAVTWMKKYSLHYTAKEIQ, encoded by the coding sequence ATGGATATCTCTGTTGTTATCCCTATATATAATGAAGAAGAAAGCATTCCGGTTTTGTATCATGACCTCACACACGTACTCACTGCAATGCATTCTGATTATGAACTTATTTTTATTGATGACGGCTCGACTGACAACTCACAAAAAATCATCTGTGAACTGAAAAAAAAAGACCCTAAAGCACGCATCATAACCCTGAAAGAAAATTGCGGGCAAAGTGCCGCATTTGATTGCGGCATTAAAAATGCGCACGGATCACTCATTATCACTATTGATGGAGACAATCAAAATGATCCACAGGACATCCCGCGTATGCTCAATGCCTTAGAAGATAATGACGCGGTAATAGGGTGGCGCACTCAAAGAAAAGATCCTCTGTCGAAAAGAATATCATCACGTATCGCTAACTATGTCCGAAACAAAATCAGCTGTGAAAATGTCCACGATACGGGATGCTCGCTTAAGCTCTTTCGCAAGGAAGCGCTTGAAAACATAACGCTTTATCATGGCATGCACCGCTTTCTTCCCACTCTAGTAAAAATTGAGGGGAAAAAAGTTGTAGAGATTCCGGTCAATCACCGGCCCCGTACGCGCGGCCAGTCAAAATACAATACAAGAAAAAGAGCGATAAAACCTTTCATTGATCTTTTGGCTGTAACATGGATGAAAAAGTATTCGTTGCATTATACTGCAAAAGAGATACAATAA
- a CDS encoding LptF/LptG family permease, giving the protein MKIIDKYLIKNFLLPFIYCLVTFFILSVIYDLSINLETFIQKEISFSTLFAYYGHLFPIMVVNTMPIATLMAILYELGNLQRSNEITGMRACGISNLRLITPFIICALFISLTSFVIGEMFVPQSMYKIYRIETEKFKKTSEEDAPKIVAFYNVKTKRSWVGTIDLNTDKMTDFEIRLFDDNGTVTTKITVKELFYDNGWQFIGPRVEHYRPLLDGPREKEKPEDISFEFSEMPEDLKNSLKETMFMNILELYNHLQVVPKDSKIYIEEEVDFYHKLAVPFVSLIVMVIGLAFGLRTVKGGLLIGVGTCMVIFVSYYGLSIVSLALGKQDLLPTWLGAWLPNLFFLSLGLVFMRKLN; this is encoded by the coding sequence ATGAAAATAATTGATAAATACCTTATTAAAAATTTCTTATTACCTTTTATATACTGCTTAGTAACATTCTTTATATTAAGCGTTATTTATGATCTTTCTATAAACCTCGAAACATTTATCCAAAAAGAAATAAGTTTTTCTACCCTTTTTGCTTATTATGGACATTTATTTCCTATTATGGTAGTCAACACCATGCCTATAGCTACATTAATGGCTATATTGTATGAACTGGGAAACCTTCAGCGCTCAAACGAAATAACAGGAATGCGTGCATGCGGCATCAGCAACCTGAGGCTCATAACTCCCTTTATCATATGTGCACTGTTTATATCTCTTACTTCATTTGTTATTGGTGAAATGTTTGTACCTCAATCAATGTACAAAATATATCGTATTGAAACTGAGAAGTTCAAAAAGACATCCGAAGAGGATGCCCCTAAAATTGTTGCATTTTACAACGTAAAGACGAAACGATCATGGGTAGGAACTATCGATCTTAACACTGATAAAATGACAGATTTTGAGATCAGGTTATTTGACGATAACGGTACCGTAACAACAAAAATTACAGTAAAAGAACTTTTTTATGATAATGGATGGCAATTTATTGGCCCACGTGTTGAGCACTACAGACCGCTTCTGGATGGTCCCCGAGAAAAAGAGAAACCCGAAGATATTTCCTTTGAATTTTCTGAGATGCCCGAAGACCTGAAAAACAGTCTCAAGGAAACGATGTTTATGAATATACTCGAATTATACAACCACTTGCAAGTCGTCCCGAAAGATTCAAAAATATACATAGAAGAAGAGGTAGATTTCTATCATAAACTGGCCGTACCGTTTGTTAGTCTGATAGTCATGGTAATTGGCCTTGCATTCGGGTTAAGAACAGTCAAGGGCGGCCTTTTAATCGGCGTGGGTACATGCATGGTAATATTTGTCTCATATTATGGGCTCTCGATCGTAAGCCTCGCCCTAGGAAAACAAGATCTTCTACCAACATGGCTTGGCGCATGGCTCCCGAACCTGTTTTTTCTTTCTTTAGGATTAGTGTTTATGAGGAAATTAAATTAA